A window of Oscillatoria nigro-viridis PCC 7112 contains these coding sequences:
- a CDS encoding plasmid replication protein, CyRepA1 family → MNAPISPLSEWLASAIDPDLIALNVQILSGDTPYPYLLYEIKAASGRVHPDAQWRWARKHYSHIEHGGWWCNGLDPLNNWQPMYWGCFKPHQPRNTFDLKGKIKPVKYEHPPKTPTRAFFLQVPDHIWAKVAARYDVPIDNSDRQLGFWQWVWDNNIPVIIVEGVKKAGCLLTLGYAAIALPGVTGGVRTKTPQGEKCDPYLIPELQHFATEEREIYICFDRDSKRQTIQNVNREIGKLGRLFSAAKCPVKVINLPGPEKGVDDFVVSKGSDAFSALKNEAQGFQFWLDRESWLLTYAASLKLNSRYLGKLPYPESGLACIKAPKGTGKTQALTNLVSQALHTGNRRVLIITHRIQLGRAICASLGINYIDETRDSAEGKLFGYGLCIDSLHPLSQAKFNPEDWFGAIVIIDECEQVIWHALNSSTCRENRVTILQTLQELIHNVLTTGGLVVAQDADLSDYSIDYLIAIAGIPISPWVVINEWQPKRRRNVTFFATSNPASLYVQMEHILSQEVTCCDIENRAEFCPKEQYHPRIMVVEDSQKVTGKWSCRNLETQLQRRFPHHRILRIDSESVADPNHPAYGCIEQLNAHIKNYDIIIASPTIGTGVSIDIRGYFTAVFGIFKGAVAVNDALQALARVRDENVPWFVWTQQFGFGKIGNGSASYRAIIKSQQKVIKTNIKLLHGVDFDIDIAHDPVHLRTWALMAARINVGMWNYRKAILEGLKAEGHRITLCRETQLHQEIKVIQMQKLAAHNCQDRVLLEQLTEQAQKLEEELENLETVANCLSDEAKIIREENKVAEASGVANAENITLSEYLKLKDKRTKTKAELDKQRKYQLWDTYGVPITPELKLRDDDGWLPKISLHYYLSYDPEFVRLRDKNHLAGHQERGKGKVCPQDLRLLTARVEALKKLGVMEFLNPDKEFRGTDAQVIAFAERVKLCSVDVKDFLGISVNPKAKPMEVVQYILRGKLGFTLRRVRQERSEERDALGRPKRIRVYQFEFPQDGREAIFEVWQQRDKEAVSAEGATQCLEGVSSGTGSDNNMGISEGVFSQDLPQQINEVGTVGTGLDNNIGISEVVPPLGLSQQNNEVGTVGTGSDNNIGMSEGVPPLDEELAHATQVFGVEAAPAETLTTEGMGVAASYQAIEPENHAIPTYEAKVPQMAPSELKVGSVVRFCGEIQKYVVRAVAGAQVMVKSLFSGQFVNTYAHRLELAEGGTG, encoded by the coding sequence ATGAACGCGCCCATCTCCCCCCTGTCCGAATGGCTGGCTTCGGCCATAGACCCCGACCTCATCGCCCTCAACGTCCAAATCCTCTCAGGCGACACCCCCTACCCGTACCTCCTGTACGAAATCAAGGCCGCCTCCGGCAGAGTCCACCCCGACGCACAATGGCGGTGGGCCAGAAAGCACTACAGCCACATCGAACACGGCGGCTGGTGGTGCAATGGTCTTGACCCCCTCAACAACTGGCAGCCCATGTATTGGGGCTGCTTCAAACCCCACCAGCCCCGAAATACCTTTGACCTTAAAGGCAAAATCAAACCCGTCAAATACGAACACCCCCCCAAAACCCCCACCAGAGCCTTCTTCCTGCAAGTCCCAGACCACATCTGGGCAAAAGTCGCAGCACGCTACGATGTCCCCATCGACAACTCAGACAGACAACTTGGCTTCTGGCAATGGGTATGGGACAACAACATCCCGGTCATCATCGTCGAAGGCGTAAAAAAAGCCGGATGCCTACTCACACTGGGCTACGCCGCCATCGCCCTCCCCGGTGTCACCGGCGGTGTCAGAACCAAAACCCCTCAAGGGGAGAAATGCGACCCCTACCTCATCCCCGAACTGCAACACTTTGCCACAGAGGAACGTGAAATCTACATCTGCTTCGACCGCGACAGCAAACGCCAAACCATCCAAAACGTCAACCGGGAAATTGGCAAACTCGGTCGCCTTTTCAGTGCCGCCAAATGCCCCGTCAAAGTCATCAACCTGCCAGGGCCAGAAAAAGGCGTTGACGATTTCGTGGTATCGAAGGGCTCCGATGCCTTCAGCGCCCTCAAAAATGAAGCGCAAGGCTTCCAATTCTGGCTTGATAGGGAATCATGGCTTTTAACCTATGCCGCGTCTTTAAAGCTAAATTCTCGCTATCTGGGAAAACTCCCCTATCCAGAGTCCGGGTTAGCCTGCATCAAAGCCCCCAAAGGCACCGGCAAAACCCAAGCCCTGACCAACTTAGTCTCACAAGCCCTACACACTGGCAACCGCCGCGTGCTGATAATTACCCATAGGATTCAACTAGGCAGGGCGATCTGTGCCAGCTTAGGAATCAACTACATCGACGAAACTAGGGACTCAGCCGAGGGTAAACTGTTCGGATACGGCTTGTGCATAGACAGCCTCCACCCCCTATCTCAAGCTAAATTTAATCCTGAAGACTGGTTCGGTGCGATCGTCATCATCGATGAGTGCGAACAAGTCATCTGGCACGCCTTAAACAGTTCAACTTGCCGCGAAAACCGAGTCACCATCTTGCAAACTCTGCAAGAACTCATCCACAACGTCTTGACAACTGGCGGCTTAGTTGTTGCCCAAGATGCAGATTTATCGGATTACAGCATAGACTACCTAATAGCCATAGCAGGCATTCCTATTTCCCCTTGGGTTGTTATCAATGAGTGGCAGCCCAAACGAAGGCGAAATGTGACGTTTTTTGCCACTTCTAACCCGGCTTCTCTGTATGTTCAAATGGAGCATATTCTTTCTCAAGAAGTCACTTGCTGCGACATTGAAAACCGTGCAGAATTTTGTCCTAAAGAGCAATACCACCCGCGTATTATGGTTGTAGAAGACTCTCAAAAAGTAACAGGAAAATGGTCTTGTCGCAACCTTGAAACCCAACTGCAACGACGCTTCCCCCATCATCGAATTCTTAGAATAGATAGCGAATCAGTAGCAGATCCCAATCATCCCGCTTATGGCTGCATTGAGCAACTCAATGCTCACATCAAAAACTACGATATTATCATCGCCAGCCCCACGATTGGCACTGGTGTGAGCATCGATATCCGAGGTTACTTTACAGCAGTTTTTGGCATCTTTAAAGGGGCGGTAGCCGTCAATGACGCTTTACAAGCTCTAGCCCGTGTAAGGGATGAAAATGTGCCTTGGTTTGTTTGGACTCAACAATTTGGTTTCGGCAAAATTGGCAATGGCAGCGCTAGTTATCGAGCAATAATTAAATCTCAGCAGAAAGTCATTAAAACTAATATCAAACTGTTGCACGGTGTGGATTTTGACATAGATATCGCTCACGACCCTGTTCACTTGCGGACTTGGGCTTTAATGGCAGCTAGAATCAACGTTGGAATGTGGAATTACAGAAAGGCTATTTTGGAGGGATTGAAGGCTGAAGGGCATCGGATAACATTGTGTCGAGAGACTCAATTACATCAGGAGATTAAAGTTATACAAATGCAAAAGTTGGCGGCTCACAATTGCCAAGACAGGGTTTTATTGGAACAGCTAACTGAGCAAGCGCAAAAATTAGAAGAGGAGTTGGAAAACTTAGAAACTGTGGCTAATTGTCTTAGTGATGAGGCTAAAATAATCAGAGAAGAGAATAAGGTAGCTGAGGCTTCTGGGGTTGCCAATGCTGAAAACATTACTCTCTCTGAATACCTGAAATTGAAGGACAAGCGGACTAAGACAAAGGCAGAACTAGACAAGCAGCGTAAATATCAACTGTGGGATACTTATGGAGTGCCTATTACGCCCGAACTAAAACTCAGAGATGATGATGGCTGGTTGCCAAAAATTAGCCTGCATTATTATCTAAGTTATGACCCTGAATTTGTCAGGTTGCGAGATAAAAATCACTTGGCTGGACATCAGGAAAGGGGTAAAGGTAAGGTTTGTCCCCAAGATTTGCGCTTACTTACAGCTAGGGTGGAAGCACTTAAGAAATTGGGAGTAATGGAGTTCTTAAACCCAGACAAAGAGTTTCGAGGGACTGACGCGCAAGTGATAGCTTTTGCTGAGCGGGTTAAGCTATGTTCTGTTGATGTGAAAGACTTTTTAGGCATCAGCGTCAATCCCAAGGCTAAGCCAATGGAGGTGGTGCAGTATATTTTGAGGGGTAAGCTGGGCTTTACTTTGCGGCGAGTTCGCCAAGAAAGGTCAGAGGAACGAGATGCTTTAGGTAGGCCCAAGCGCATTAGGGTTTACCAGTTTGAGTTTCCCCAGGATGGCAGGGAGGCGATTTTTGAGGTTTGGCAGCAGCGGGATAAAGAGGCAGTGTCGGCGGAAGGTGCTACTCAGTGTTTAGAAGGGGTTTCTAGTGGCACAGGGTCGGATAATAATATGGGGATATCTGAGGGTGTGTTTTCTCAGGATTTGCCTCAACAGATTAATGAGGTGGGAACTGTTGGCACAGGGTTGGATAATAATATAGGGATATCTGAGGTTGTGCCGCCTCTTGGTTTATCTCAACAAAATAATGAGGTGGGAACTGTTGGCACAGGGTCGGATAATAATATAGGGATGTCAGAGGGTGTGCCGCCTCTGGATGAGGAATTAGCTCACGCTACTCAAGTGTTTGGAGTGGAAGCTGCACCCGCAGAGACATTAACAACAGAAGGGATGGGAGTTGCAGCTTCATATCAGGCGATAGAACCCGAAAATCACGCTATTCCCACTTATGAGGCAAAAGTACCCCAAATGGCACCGTCTGAGCTGAAAGTTGGCTCGGTGGTGAGGTTCTGCGGTGAAATTCAGAAATATGTCGTTAGAGCTGTTGCAGGGGCTCAGGTAATGGTGAAATCCCTGTTTTCGGGGCAATTCGTCAACACTTATGCACACCGCTTAGAGCTTGCAGAAGGGGGGACAGGATGA
- a CDS encoding helix-turn-helix domain-containing protein produces the protein MDFWEISETSLNGRKDFSKGRVELQIRDRFDLTDFAEIAYQAKEIIAQNFGEETLKLHYALAMIAFRKPEVGREQITVSASKLLADFGENNKKKHYIPKAERDANSQPARYLSKEEKLRALAYHGYLLKRLEVSVKAWRIRNKIFTIEHSNLWEIFQITEVFHQEKNTLIDIEITYRPGKWFDKFAGHEYLREFGYLTSEALKLDYYQEKMALRLAYFALFALQQHKSGRYQIETLLTRIGYKNDIETAKRNGVTASNLKRSFDRGLKTLGNFEYPYLFDYESDVPDWAYPNSQVKKPNHWFETWLQLNGTLRQPEALPKHPQQPESKPEQPQPPKRPAHKQKSAQPAANLTEPIAFGQWVREARKTMGESLRTMAKELGISASQLSQIENGCYPHTIKPSLKTKIIRHLGLNE, from the coding sequence ATGGATTTCTGGGAAATAAGCGAAACCAGTTTGAATGGTCGCAAAGATTTTTCCAAAGGTCGAGTTGAATTGCAAATCCGCGATCGTTTCGACCTAACAGACTTTGCTGAAATTGCCTATCAAGCCAAGGAAATTATCGCCCAGAACTTCGGAGAAGAAACCCTCAAACTGCACTATGCACTGGCAATGATTGCCTTTCGCAAGCCCGAAGTCGGGAGAGAGCAAATTACAGTATCAGCATCTAAACTCCTAGCTGACTTTGGTGAGAATAACAAAAAGAAACACTACATCCCAAAAGCCGAACGAGACGCCAATAGCCAGCCAGCCCGATACCTTTCTAAAGAAGAAAAACTAAGAGCCTTAGCCTATCATGGATATCTGCTAAAACGATTAGAAGTTTCCGTTAAAGCTTGGCGGATACGCAATAAAATATTTACTATTGAACACTCCAATCTCTGGGAGATTTTTCAAATTACCGAGGTGTTTCATCAAGAAAAAAACACCTTGATCGATATTGAAATCACTTATCGCCCTGGCAAATGGTTTGACAAATTTGCAGGTCACGAATACTTGCGGGAATTTGGCTACCTTACCAGCGAGGCGCTAAAACTAGATTATTACCAGGAAAAAATGGCTCTCAGACTGGCTTATTTTGCCCTATTTGCCCTGCAACAGCACAAAAGCGGTCGGTATCAAATAGAAACACTACTGACGCGAATCGGGTATAAGAACGACATAGAGACAGCCAAGAGAAACGGAGTTACTGCCTCGAATTTAAAGCGCAGCTTCGATCGAGGGCTAAAAACACTGGGAAATTTTGAATACCCCTACCTCTTTGACTACGAGTCCGATGTCCCTGACTGGGCGTATCCAAACAGCCAAGTTAAAAAGCCCAATCACTGGTTTGAAACCTGGCTACAACTTAACGGGACTTTACGCCAGCCAGAAGCGCTACCCAAACACCCACAACAACCCGAATCAAAACCAGAGCAACCGCAACCGCCCAAAAGACCCGCCCACAAGCAGAAGTCAGCTCAGCCAGCAGCCAACCTAACCGAACCCATAGCTTTTGGTCAGTGGGTAAGAGAAGCTCGGAAAACTATGGGAGAAAGCCTGAGAACAATGGCAAAAGAGCTGGGGATATCAGCATCCCAGCTATCTCAGATTGAGAACGGCTGCTATCCACATACCATCAAGCCCAGCCTGAAAACCAAGATAATTCGTCACCTTGGCTTAAATGAGTAA
- a CDS encoding transcriptional regulator, whose protein sequence is MSTKVEENLALDSGIQKRLGQLIEALVEDERVGSSRELGRITGVSFNTLVNWSEGKADPRLQKLVQFAYAIGWSMTELMQYAEGDEDPYEAIARKKKARQQKYRKAS, encoded by the coding sequence ATGTCAACGAAAGTAGAGGAAAATTTAGCGCTCGATAGTGGAATCCAGAAACGTCTCGGTCAGTTAATAGAGGCGTTGGTGGAGGATGAGCGCGTTGGTAGTTCTAGGGAACTAGGAAGGATTACAGGAGTTTCATTCAACACGCTGGTGAACTGGAGCGAGGGTAAAGCCGATCCCAGATTGCAAAAGTTAGTCCAGTTTGCCTATGCGATCGGTTGGTCTATGACAGAGTTGATGCAATATGCGGAAGGGGATGAAGATCCCTATGAGGCGATCGCTCGTAAAAAAAAAGCACGACAGCAGAAGTATCGGAAAGCGTCTTAA
- a CDS encoding TrbI/VirB10 family protein: MNEKELQNWREFDGEPDEIEESSYSTPPSSTTSHPFNGNNSSNGANNFSNSFNGNNSSNGANNFSNSSNGFQAANAPNGPSSNGKKLSREEERELAGHDGDADELLASEHRIKQDSEGAETRSVSEKPEVRTFSVLMGTGAVLGILGFFWFVFFAPKPVRQQAKTPNPKPTQVSKDESGELKSRLAFQDQQRALEVQPPEPKNRSTPASKPTPAPKPAPATRRSQTPRPVQNFNPPPPRTVQTIPPPQSPLPRPAQPPAPPPPRPRPTPLPRPVPPPALLALRPAPPPRSPSPEKVDPYERWAQLASLGQSRGQAVKELNAEGISASSATFPSAIAPGMTAASYPAVPPAMPVPAPPPSAVAIAPVAAPVPLSQQQPVPPISQNPQPVLVSSPKSPQSAAPMQEIPAIAIGAPGSAVNAKVMSPGEAGILNRTTADENSEGSTAMREIAIGSSALAKVIVPMIWDEAGQSPTAGRFAVQLTEDIMATDGAIALPSGTVLITQVENVTRGNRLVSQSVVALVYPDSAGRIQQVPIPPGYLIVRGIDNQPLIADSLFDRGSEIAKADILVGILGSLGRVGEIINRPAQETFSQQSGFFGSTAVKTTTSSEPNILAAALEGFFTPTAQRLRERSDRNAQELLKRGNVAIVPEGTQVSVFVNAFVTVQR, translated from the coding sequence ATGAACGAAAAAGAACTTCAAAATTGGCGCGAATTTGATGGCGAACCCGATGAAATTGAAGAAAGTTCCTACAGTACGCCGCCTAGCAGCACAACTAGCCACCCTTTTAATGGCAACAACTCCTCTAATGGAGCCAATAACTTTTCCAACAGTTTTAATGGCAACAACTCCTCTAATGGAGCCAATAACTTTTCCAACAGTTCTAACGGTTTTCAGGCAGCTAACGCTCCTAATGGCCCTAGCAGCAATGGCAAAAAGTTGAGCCGTGAGGAGGAAAGAGAATTGGCAGGGCATGACGGAGACGCCGATGAATTATTGGCCTCCGAGCACAGAATTAAACAGGACAGCGAAGGAGCAGAAACCCGCTCTGTTTCTGAGAAGCCCGAAGTTCGGACGTTTTCAGTATTAATGGGTACTGGCGCAGTTCTCGGCATTTTGGGATTCTTTTGGTTTGTGTTCTTTGCTCCTAAACCTGTCCGCCAACAGGCAAAGACGCCGAACCCTAAACCGACTCAAGTTTCTAAAGACGAGTCAGGAGAACTAAAAAGCCGACTGGCATTTCAAGATCAGCAGCGGGCACTAGAAGTTCAGCCACCTGAACCTAAAAATCGATCGACCCCTGCTTCCAAACCGACGCCTGCACCAAAACCTGCACCAGCCACTAGAAGGTCTCAAACCCCGAGGCCGGTTCAAAACTTTAATCCGCCACCGCCAAGGACGGTACAGACCATTCCTCCTCCACAGTCGCCATTACCGCGCCCTGCACAGCCACCTGCACCGCCCCCGCCTCGCCCTCGTCCGACGCCATTACCGCGCCCTGTGCCGCCACCCGCACTGCTGGCACTTCGACCTGCGCCACCACCCCGGTCGCCTTCACCAGAAAAAGTAGACCCTTACGAGCGCTGGGCGCAATTAGCTTCTCTGGGGCAAAGCAGAGGTCAAGCAGTTAAAGAGCTAAATGCTGAAGGTATTTCTGCCAGTTCCGCAACTTTTCCTAGCGCAATCGCGCCGGGGATGACAGCGGCAAGCTACCCTGCCGTGCCGCCAGCAATGCCAGTACCGGCACCGCCCCCCAGTGCAGTAGCAATTGCGCCAGTAGCAGCACCGGTACCATTGTCCCAACAGCAGCCGGTGCCGCCGATTTCTCAAAACCCGCAGCCAGTGCTAGTCAGTTCGCCAAAAAGCCCACAATCGGCTGCACCAATGCAAGAGATACCCGCGATCGCAATTGGAGCTCCTGGCTCGGCTGTAAACGCCAAGGTCATGAGCCCTGGAGAAGCTGGAATCCTCAACCGCACGACCGCCGACGAAAACAGTGAAGGCAGCACAGCAATGAGAGAGATAGCCATCGGGTCATCTGCTCTTGCCAAGGTAATCGTGCCGATGATTTGGGACGAAGCAGGTCAAAGCCCAACAGCCGGAAGGTTTGCCGTCCAATTGACCGAGGACATAATGGCAACTGATGGGGCGATCGCCTTGCCGTCTGGCACCGTCTTAATTACTCAAGTAGAAAATGTCACGCGCGGAAATCGGCTGGTTTCTCAAAGCGTGGTGGCGCTTGTTTACCCCGATTCTGCTGGTCGCATCCAACAAGTACCCATTCCTCCCGGATACTTAATCGTTCGCGGAATCGATAACCAACCTCTCATTGCCGACAGTTTATTTGACAGAGGTTCTGAAATAGCCAAGGCTGATATTTTAGTGGGAATTCTCGGCAGCTTGGGGCGCGTAGGAGAAATAATTAATCGGCCCGCCCAAGAGACTTTCAGCCAGCAGAGCGGCTTTTTTGGAAGTACGGCTGTTAAAACAACAACCTCGTCTGAACCTAACATTTTAGCAGCCGCTTTAGAGGGATTCTTTACACCTACTGCCCAACGGCTGCGAGAAAGATCGGATCGCAACGCGCAAGAACTTTTGAAGCGAGGCAACGTGGCGATCGTACCAGAAGGAACTCAAGTTTCGGTATTTGTCAATGCCTTTGTCACAGTGCAGAGATAA